Proteins encoded within one genomic window of Felis catus isolate Fca126 chromosome C1, F.catus_Fca126_mat1.0, whole genome shotgun sequence:
- the SEMA6C gene encoding semaphorin-6C isoform X8, translating to MPRAPRFMPLLLLLLSLPHTQAAFPQDPLPLLTSDLQGTSPLSWFRGLEDDAVVAELGLDFQRFLTLNRTLLVAARDHVFSFDLQAQEAGEGLVPNKYLTWRSQDMENCVVRGKLTDECHNYIRVLVPWDSQTLLACGTNSFSPVCRSYGITSLQQEGEELSGQARCPFDATQSNVAIFAEGSLYSATAADFQASDAVVYRSLGPQPPLRSAKYDSKWLREPHFVHALEHGDHVYFFFREVSVEDARLGRVQFSRVARVCKRDMGGSPRALDRHWTSFLKLRLNCSVPGDSTFYFDVLQALTGPVNLYGRSALFGVFTTQTNSIPGSAVCAFYLDDIEHAFEGKFKEQRSLDGAWTPVSEDRVPSPRPGSCAGVGVAALFPSSRDLPDDVLTFIKAHPLLDPAVPPATHQPLLTLTSRALLTQLAVDGRAGPYGNTTVLFLGSEDGTVLKVLPPGGPSGGPEPILLEEINAYSPARCSGKRAAQTARRVIGLELDTEGHRLFVAFSGCIIYLPLSRCARHGACQRSCLASQDPYCGWHSSRGCVDIRGPGGTDVDPAGNQESTEHSDCQDGATGSQSGTGDSAYAFALGASVSGLLVSCACRRAHRRRSKDVETPGLPRPLSLRSLARLHGAGPEPPQSKDGDGAQPPQLYTTFLPPPEGVAPPELACLPTPESTPELPAKHLRHAGGPWEWNQNGNNAKEGQGRARGGNAAGGPAPRVLVRPPPPGCPGQAVEVTTLEELLRYLHGPQPPRKGAEPLAAAAFTSRALPPEPSPTPTLFAGPSLLPRECGPPLRLDVPPEGKCAAPSTRPALSAPAPRLGVGGGRRTPFPTHRAPPALLTRVPSGGPSRYCGGPGRHLLYLGRPEGYRGRALKRVDVEKPQLPPKSPLVAPSPPPAIPNGSHFHF from the exons ATGCCCCGTGCCCCCCGCTTCATGCCcttgctgctcctgctgctctcGCTTCCCCATACCCAGGCTGCCTTCCCCCAGGACCCCCTCCCTCTGCTGACCTCTGACCTGCAAG GGACTTCCCCATTATCCTGGTTCCGGGGCCTGGAGGATGATGCTGTGGTTGCCGAACTTGGGCTGGACTTTCAGAGATTCCTAACCTTGAACCGGACCTTGCTAGTGGCTGCCCG GGATCACGTTTTCTCCTTCGATCTTCAAgcccaggaggcaggggaggggctggttCCCAACAAG TATCTAACATGGCGGAGCCAAGACATGGAGAACTGTGTTGTGCGGGGAAAGCTGACG GACGAGTGCCACAACTATATTCGTGTTCTTGTTCCCTGGGACTCCCAGACACTCCTTGCCTGTGGAACGAACTCATTCAGCCCCGTGTGCCGCAGCTATGGG ATAACTTCGCTGCAGCAGGAGGGTGAAGAGCTGAGTGGGCAGGCTCGATGCCCCTTTGATGCCACCCAGTCCAACGTGGCCATCTTTGCAG AGGGCAGCCTATACTCAGCCACAGCTGCGGATTTCCAGGCCAGTGATGCTGTGGTTTACAGAAGCCTTGGGCCTCAGCCCCCACTCCGCTCGGCCAAGTACGACTCCAAGTGGCTCAGAG AGCCACACTTTGTCCACGCCTTGGAGCACGGAGACCATGTCTACTTCTTCTTCCGAGAGGTCTCTGTGGAGGATGCTCGGCTGGGAAGG gtgcAGTTCTCCAGGGTGGCCCGAGTATGTAAACGTGACATGGGCGGCTCACCTCGGGCCTTGGACCGCCACTGGACATCCTTCCTGAAGCTGCGGCTCAACTGCTCTGTTCCTGGAGATTCTACCTTCTATTTTGACGTCTTACAGGCCTTAACTGGGCCTGTGAACTTGTATGGCCGCTCTGCTCTCTTTGGGGTCTTCACCACGCAGACCAATAG CATCCCTGGCTCTGCGGTCTGTGCCTTCTACCTGGATGATATCGAGCATGCGTTTGAGGGCAAGTTCAAGGAGCAGAGGAGTCTGGATGGGGCCTGGACACCCGTATCTGAAGACAGGGTTCCCTCCCCCAG GCCAGGATCCTGTGCAGGGGTAGGTGTGGCTGCCTTGTTCCCCTCTTCCAGAGATCTCCCTGATGACGTCCTGACCTTTATCAAGGCTCACCCACTGCTGGACCCAGCCGTGCCACCTGCTACCCATCAGCCTCTGCTCACCCTCACCAGCAG GGCTCTACTGACCCAGTTAGCCGTGGATGGTAGGGCTGGTCCCTACGGTAACACCACAGTCCTGTTCCTGGGCTCCGAAGATGGGACAGTGCTGAAGGTACTGCCCCCAGGGGGGCCATCAGGGGGCCCTGAGCCCATCCTGTTGGAAGAAATCAATGCCTACAGCCCTGCCAG GTGCAGTGGGAAGCGGGCGGCCCAAACGGCACGGCGGGTCATAGGGCTGGAGCTGGACACTGAAGGTCACAGGCTCTTTGTGGCTTTTTCTGGCTGCATCATCTACCTCCCTCTCAGTCGGTGTGCCCGGCACGGGGCCTGTCAGAG GAGCTGTCTGGCTTCTCAGGACCCATACTGTGGATGGCACAGCTCCAGAGGCTGTGTGGATATCAGGGGACCCGGTGG GACTGATGTGGATCCGGCTGGGAACCAGGAATCCACGGAGCACAGTGACTGCCAAG ATGGAGCTACTGGGAGTCAGTCTGGTACAGGGGATTCTGCTTATG CCTTCGCTCTGGGCGCCTCGGTCTCTGGCCTCCTGGTCTCCTGCGCGTGCCGCCGAGCCCACCGACGTCGGAGCAAGGACGTCGAGACTCCGGGGCTCCCGCGCCCTCTCTCCCTTCGCAGCTTGGCCCGGCTGCACGGTGCGGGCCCGGAGCCACCGCAGTCCAAGGACGGAGACGGGGCGCAGCCGCCCCAGCTCTACaccaccttcctgcctccccccgAGGGCGTGGCCCCGCCGGAGCTGGCCTGCCTGCCCACGCCGGAGTCCACGCCCGAGCTGCCGGCCAAGCACCTCCGCCACGCCGGGGGCCCCTGGGAGTGGAACCAGAACGGGAACAATGCCAAGGAGGGCCAGGGCCGCGCACGGGGCGGGAACGCGGCGGGCGGCCCCGCGCCCCGCGTGCTGGTgaggccgccgccgcccggcTGTCCCGGGCAGGCGGTGGAGGTCACCACCCTGGAAGAACTGCTGCGCTACTTGCACGGTCCGCAGCCACCCAGGAAGGGGGCCGAGCCCCTGGCCGCGGCAGCGTTTACCTCGCGGGCGCTCCCGCCGgaacccagccccacccccaccctgttcgcgggccccagcctcctgccccggGAGTGTGGCCCGCCGTTGAGGCTGGACGTGCCCCCCGAGGGCAAGTGCGCGGCCCCCTCCACGCGGCCCGCCCTCTCCGCCCCCGCTCCCCGGCTAGGGGTCGGGGGCGGCCGCAGAACGCCCTTCCCCACGCATCGTGCCCCCCCGGCCCTGCTCACTCGGGTCCCCTCGGGGGGCCCCTCCAGGTACTGTGGGGGGCCCGGGAGACATCTTCTGTACCTGGGCCGGCCGGAGGGCTATCGGGGCCGCGCCCTAAAGAGGGTGGACGTCGAGAAGCCGCAGCTGCCCCCGAAGTCGCCCCTCGTCGCGCCCTCCCCCCCGCCGGCCATCCCCAACGGCAgccattttcacttttaa
- the SEMA6C gene encoding semaphorin-6C isoform X4, with amino-acid sequence MPRAPRFMPLLLLLLSLPHTQAAFPQDPLPLLTSDLQGTSPLSWFRGLEDDAVVAELGLDFQRFLTLNRTLLVAARDHVFSFDLQAQEAGEGLVPNKYLTWRSQDMENCVVRGKLTDECHNYIRVLVPWDSQTLLACGTNSFSPVCRSYGITSLQQEGEELSGQARCPFDATQSNVAIFAEGSLYSATAADFQASDAVVYRSLGPQPPLRSAKYDSKWLREPHFVHALEHGDHVYFFFREVSVEDARLGRVQFSRVARVCKRDMGGSPRALDRHWTSFLKLRLNCSVPGDSTFYFDVLQALTGPVNLYGRSALFGVFTTQTNSIPGSAVCAFYLDDIEHAFEGKFKEQRSLDGAWTPVSEDRVPSPRPGSCAGVGVAALFPSSRDLPDDVLTFIKAHPLLDPAVPPATHQPLLTLTSRALLTQLAVDGRAGPYGNTTVLFLGSEDGTVLKVLPPGGPSGGPEPILLEEINAYSPARCSGKRAAQTARRVIGLELDTEGHRLFVAFSGCIIYLPLSRCARHGACQRSCLASQDPYCGWHSSRGCVDIRGPGGTDVDPAGNQESTEHSDCQDGATGSQSGTGDSAYAGVRRDLPPASASLSVPIPLLLACAAAAFALGASVSGLLVSCACRRAHRRRSKDVETPGLPRPLSLRSLARLHGAGPEPPQSKDGDGAQPPQLYTTFLPPPEGVAPPELACLPTPESTPELPAKHLRHAGGPWEWNQNGNNAKEGQGRARGGNAAGGPAPRVLVRPPPPGCPGQAVEVTTLEELLRYLHGPQPPRKGAEPLAAAAFTSRALPPEPSPTPTLFAGPSLLPRECGPPLRLDVPPEGKCAAPSTRPALSAPAPRLGVGGGRRTPFPTHRAPPALLTRVPSGGPSRYCGGPGRHLLYLGRPEGYRGRALKRVDVEKPQLPPKSPLVAPSPPPAIPNGSHFHF; translated from the exons ATGCCCCGTGCCCCCCGCTTCATGCCcttgctgctcctgctgctctcGCTTCCCCATACCCAGGCTGCCTTCCCCCAGGACCCCCTCCCTCTGCTGACCTCTGACCTGCAAG GGACTTCCCCATTATCCTGGTTCCGGGGCCTGGAGGATGATGCTGTGGTTGCCGAACTTGGGCTGGACTTTCAGAGATTCCTAACCTTGAACCGGACCTTGCTAGTGGCTGCCCG GGATCACGTTTTCTCCTTCGATCTTCAAgcccaggaggcaggggaggggctggttCCCAACAAG TATCTAACATGGCGGAGCCAAGACATGGAGAACTGTGTTGTGCGGGGAAAGCTGACG GACGAGTGCCACAACTATATTCGTGTTCTTGTTCCCTGGGACTCCCAGACACTCCTTGCCTGTGGAACGAACTCATTCAGCCCCGTGTGCCGCAGCTATGGG ATAACTTCGCTGCAGCAGGAGGGTGAAGAGCTGAGTGGGCAGGCTCGATGCCCCTTTGATGCCACCCAGTCCAACGTGGCCATCTTTGCAG AGGGCAGCCTATACTCAGCCACAGCTGCGGATTTCCAGGCCAGTGATGCTGTGGTTTACAGAAGCCTTGGGCCTCAGCCCCCACTCCGCTCGGCCAAGTACGACTCCAAGTGGCTCAGAG AGCCACACTTTGTCCACGCCTTGGAGCACGGAGACCATGTCTACTTCTTCTTCCGAGAGGTCTCTGTGGAGGATGCTCGGCTGGGAAGG gtgcAGTTCTCCAGGGTGGCCCGAGTATGTAAACGTGACATGGGCGGCTCACCTCGGGCCTTGGACCGCCACTGGACATCCTTCCTGAAGCTGCGGCTCAACTGCTCTGTTCCTGGAGATTCTACCTTCTATTTTGACGTCTTACAGGCCTTAACTGGGCCTGTGAACTTGTATGGCCGCTCTGCTCTCTTTGGGGTCTTCACCACGCAGACCAATAG CATCCCTGGCTCTGCGGTCTGTGCCTTCTACCTGGATGATATCGAGCATGCGTTTGAGGGCAAGTTCAAGGAGCAGAGGAGTCTGGATGGGGCCTGGACACCCGTATCTGAAGACAGGGTTCCCTCCCCCAG GCCAGGATCCTGTGCAGGGGTAGGTGTGGCTGCCTTGTTCCCCTCTTCCAGAGATCTCCCTGATGACGTCCTGACCTTTATCAAGGCTCACCCACTGCTGGACCCAGCCGTGCCACCTGCTACCCATCAGCCTCTGCTCACCCTCACCAGCAG GGCTCTACTGACCCAGTTAGCCGTGGATGGTAGGGCTGGTCCCTACGGTAACACCACAGTCCTGTTCCTGGGCTCCGAAGATGGGACAGTGCTGAAGGTACTGCCCCCAGGGGGGCCATCAGGGGGCCCTGAGCCCATCCTGTTGGAAGAAATCAATGCCTACAGCCCTGCCAG GTGCAGTGGGAAGCGGGCGGCCCAAACGGCACGGCGGGTCATAGGGCTGGAGCTGGACACTGAAGGTCACAGGCTCTTTGTGGCTTTTTCTGGCTGCATCATCTACCTCCCTCTCAGTCGGTGTGCCCGGCACGGGGCCTGTCAGAG GAGCTGTCTGGCTTCTCAGGACCCATACTGTGGATGGCACAGCTCCAGAGGCTGTGTGGATATCAGGGGACCCGGTGG GACTGATGTGGATCCGGCTGGGAACCAGGAATCCACGGAGCACAGTGACTGCCAAG ATGGAGCTACTGGGAGTCAGTCTGGTACAGGGGATTCTGCTTATG CAGGCGTGCGCCGGGACCtccccccagcctcagcctccctCTCCGTCCCCATCCCACTCCTCCTGGCCTGTGCTGCCGCAGCCTTCGCTCTGGGCGCCTCGGTCTCTGGCCTCCTGGTCTCCTGCGCGTGCCGCCGAGCCCACCGACGTCGGAGCAAGGACGTCGAGACTCCGGGGCTCCCGCGCCCTCTCTCCCTTCGCAGCTTGGCCCGGCTGCACGGTGCGGGCCCGGAGCCACCGCAGTCCAAGGACGGAGACGGGGCGCAGCCGCCCCAGCTCTACaccaccttcctgcctccccccgAGGGCGTGGCCCCGCCGGAGCTGGCCTGCCTGCCCACGCCGGAGTCCACGCCCGAGCTGCCGGCCAAGCACCTCCGCCACGCCGGGGGCCCCTGGGAGTGGAACCAGAACGGGAACAATGCCAAGGAGGGCCAGGGCCGCGCACGGGGCGGGAACGCGGCGGGCGGCCCCGCGCCCCGCGTGCTGGTgaggccgccgccgcccggcTGTCCCGGGCAGGCGGTGGAGGTCACCACCCTGGAAGAACTGCTGCGCTACTTGCACGGTCCGCAGCCACCCAGGAAGGGGGCCGAGCCCCTGGCCGCGGCAGCGTTTACCTCGCGGGCGCTCCCGCCGgaacccagccccacccccaccctgttcgcgggccccagcctcctgccccggGAGTGTGGCCCGCCGTTGAGGCTGGACGTGCCCCCCGAGGGCAAGTGCGCGGCCCCCTCCACGCGGCCCGCCCTCTCCGCCCCCGCTCCCCGGCTAGGGGTCGGGGGCGGCCGCAGAACGCCCTTCCCCACGCATCGTGCCCCCCCGGCCCTGCTCACTCGGGTCCCCTCGGGGGGCCCCTCCAGGTACTGTGGGGGGCCCGGGAGACATCTTCTGTACCTGGGCCGGCCGGAGGGCTATCGGGGCCGCGCCCTAAAGAGGGTGGACGTCGAGAAGCCGCAGCTGCCCCCGAAGTCGCCCCTCGTCGCGCCCTCCCCCCCGCCGGCCATCCCCAACGGCAgccattttcacttttaa
- the SEMA6C gene encoding semaphorin-6C isoform X5, whose product MPRAPRFMPLLLLLLSLPHTQAAFPQDPLPLLTSDLQGTSPLSWFRGLEDDAVVAELGLDFQRFLTLNRTLLVAARDHVFSFDLQAQEAGEGLVPNKYLTWRSQDMENCVVRGKLTDECHNYIRVLVPWDSQTLLACGTNSFSPVCRSYGITSLQQEGEELSGQARCPFDATQSNVAIFAEGSLYSATAADFQASDAVVYRSLGPQPPLRSAKYDSKWLREPHFVHALEHGDHVYFFFREVSVEDARLGRVQFSRVARVCKRDMGGSPRALDRHWTSFLKLRLNCSVPGDSTFYFDVLQALTGPVNLYGRSALFGVFTTQTNSIPGSAVCAFYLDDIEHAFEGKFKEQRSLDGAWTPVSEDRVPSPRPGSCAGVGVAALFPSSRDLPDDVLTFIKAHPLLDPAVPPATHQPLLTLTSRALLTQLAVDGRAGPYGNTTVLFLGSEDGTVLKVLPPGGPSGGPEPILLEEINAYSPARCSGKRAAQTARRVIGLELDTEGHRLFVAFSGCIIYLPLSRCARHGACQRSCLASQDPYCGWHSSRGCVDIRGPGGTDVDPAGNQESTEHSDCQDGATGSQSGTGDSAYGVRRDLPPASASLSVPIPLLLACAAAAFALGASVSGLLVSCACRRAHRRRSKDVETPGLPRPLSLRSLARLHGAGPEPPQSKDGDGAQPPQLYTTFLPPPEGVAPPELACLPTPESTPELPAKHLRHAGGPWEWNQNGNNAKEGQGRARGGNAAGGPAPRVLVRPPPPGCPGQAVEVTTLEELLRYLHGPQPPRKGAEPLAAAAFTSRALPPEPSPTPTLFAGPSLLPRECGPPLRLDVPPEGKCAAPSTRPALSAPAPRLGVGGGRRTPFPTHRAPPALLTRVPSGGPSRYCGGPGRHLLYLGRPEGYRGRALKRVDVEKPQLPPKSPLVAPSPPPAIPNGSHFHF is encoded by the exons ATGCCCCGTGCCCCCCGCTTCATGCCcttgctgctcctgctgctctcGCTTCCCCATACCCAGGCTGCCTTCCCCCAGGACCCCCTCCCTCTGCTGACCTCTGACCTGCAAG GGACTTCCCCATTATCCTGGTTCCGGGGCCTGGAGGATGATGCTGTGGTTGCCGAACTTGGGCTGGACTTTCAGAGATTCCTAACCTTGAACCGGACCTTGCTAGTGGCTGCCCG GGATCACGTTTTCTCCTTCGATCTTCAAgcccaggaggcaggggaggggctggttCCCAACAAG TATCTAACATGGCGGAGCCAAGACATGGAGAACTGTGTTGTGCGGGGAAAGCTGACG GACGAGTGCCACAACTATATTCGTGTTCTTGTTCCCTGGGACTCCCAGACACTCCTTGCCTGTGGAACGAACTCATTCAGCCCCGTGTGCCGCAGCTATGGG ATAACTTCGCTGCAGCAGGAGGGTGAAGAGCTGAGTGGGCAGGCTCGATGCCCCTTTGATGCCACCCAGTCCAACGTGGCCATCTTTGCAG AGGGCAGCCTATACTCAGCCACAGCTGCGGATTTCCAGGCCAGTGATGCTGTGGTTTACAGAAGCCTTGGGCCTCAGCCCCCACTCCGCTCGGCCAAGTACGACTCCAAGTGGCTCAGAG AGCCACACTTTGTCCACGCCTTGGAGCACGGAGACCATGTCTACTTCTTCTTCCGAGAGGTCTCTGTGGAGGATGCTCGGCTGGGAAGG gtgcAGTTCTCCAGGGTGGCCCGAGTATGTAAACGTGACATGGGCGGCTCACCTCGGGCCTTGGACCGCCACTGGACATCCTTCCTGAAGCTGCGGCTCAACTGCTCTGTTCCTGGAGATTCTACCTTCTATTTTGACGTCTTACAGGCCTTAACTGGGCCTGTGAACTTGTATGGCCGCTCTGCTCTCTTTGGGGTCTTCACCACGCAGACCAATAG CATCCCTGGCTCTGCGGTCTGTGCCTTCTACCTGGATGATATCGAGCATGCGTTTGAGGGCAAGTTCAAGGAGCAGAGGAGTCTGGATGGGGCCTGGACACCCGTATCTGAAGACAGGGTTCCCTCCCCCAG GCCAGGATCCTGTGCAGGGGTAGGTGTGGCTGCCTTGTTCCCCTCTTCCAGAGATCTCCCTGATGACGTCCTGACCTTTATCAAGGCTCACCCACTGCTGGACCCAGCCGTGCCACCTGCTACCCATCAGCCTCTGCTCACCCTCACCAGCAG GGCTCTACTGACCCAGTTAGCCGTGGATGGTAGGGCTGGTCCCTACGGTAACACCACAGTCCTGTTCCTGGGCTCCGAAGATGGGACAGTGCTGAAGGTACTGCCCCCAGGGGGGCCATCAGGGGGCCCTGAGCCCATCCTGTTGGAAGAAATCAATGCCTACAGCCCTGCCAG GTGCAGTGGGAAGCGGGCGGCCCAAACGGCACGGCGGGTCATAGGGCTGGAGCTGGACACTGAAGGTCACAGGCTCTTTGTGGCTTTTTCTGGCTGCATCATCTACCTCCCTCTCAGTCGGTGTGCCCGGCACGGGGCCTGTCAGAG GAGCTGTCTGGCTTCTCAGGACCCATACTGTGGATGGCACAGCTCCAGAGGCTGTGTGGATATCAGGGGACCCGGTGG GACTGATGTGGATCCGGCTGGGAACCAGGAATCCACGGAGCACAGTGACTGCCAAG ATGGAGCTACTGGGAGTCAGTCTGGTACAGGGGATTCTGCTTATG GCGTGCGCCGGGACCtccccccagcctcagcctccctCTCCGTCCCCATCCCACTCCTCCTGGCCTGTGCTGCCGCAGCCTTCGCTCTGGGCGCCTCGGTCTCTGGCCTCCTGGTCTCCTGCGCGTGCCGCCGAGCCCACCGACGTCGGAGCAAGGACGTCGAGACTCCGGGGCTCCCGCGCCCTCTCTCCCTTCGCAGCTTGGCCCGGCTGCACGGTGCGGGCCCGGAGCCACCGCAGTCCAAGGACGGAGACGGGGCGCAGCCGCCCCAGCTCTACaccaccttcctgcctccccccgAGGGCGTGGCCCCGCCGGAGCTGGCCTGCCTGCCCACGCCGGAGTCCACGCCCGAGCTGCCGGCCAAGCACCTCCGCCACGCCGGGGGCCCCTGGGAGTGGAACCAGAACGGGAACAATGCCAAGGAGGGCCAGGGCCGCGCACGGGGCGGGAACGCGGCGGGCGGCCCCGCGCCCCGCGTGCTGGTgaggccgccgccgcccggcTGTCCCGGGCAGGCGGTGGAGGTCACCACCCTGGAAGAACTGCTGCGCTACTTGCACGGTCCGCAGCCACCCAGGAAGGGGGCCGAGCCCCTGGCCGCGGCAGCGTTTACCTCGCGGGCGCTCCCGCCGgaacccagccccacccccaccctgttcgcgggccccagcctcctgccccggGAGTGTGGCCCGCCGTTGAGGCTGGACGTGCCCCCCGAGGGCAAGTGCGCGGCCCCCTCCACGCGGCCCGCCCTCTCCGCCCCCGCTCCCCGGCTAGGGGTCGGGGGCGGCCGCAGAACGCCCTTCCCCACGCATCGTGCCCCCCCGGCCCTGCTCACTCGGGTCCCCTCGGGGGGCCCCTCCAGGTACTGTGGGGGGCCCGGGAGACATCTTCTGTACCTGGGCCGGCCGGAGGGCTATCGGGGCCGCGCCCTAAAGAGGGTGGACGTCGAGAAGCCGCAGCTGCCCCCGAAGTCGCCCCTCGTCGCGCCCTCCCCCCCGCCGGCCATCCCCAACGGCAgccattttcacttttaa